A portion of the Streptomyces sp. YPW6 genome contains these proteins:
- a CDS encoding collagen-like protein, translated as MGLSVWPAPEDSGVVGPTGATGPKGDTGATGAKGATGSTGAKGDTGPIGKSVLQGAAVPAASLGVDGDVYLQKTENTFLGVTSATVAVYTKASGVWTKIGTDLRGAAWYVNTTSTGSADTKPGDMLLRTDTGDLWQRSASGWGTAIGNLKGATGAPGPAGPQGPKGSPGSVDTVNGKAGPAVTLTASDVGAMPTGGGTFTADVAFNGASGAYRQWSLDVGSVKRWTFQKDDVAEPGDGSGSNFRLSSRNDDGSFKSTVIYGDRGTGQISFGSTLPLADAKATVAGGLGLRNTSNPTANTGGATLFSNGGKLKVMEGGGQVVTIGAQPDLPSVWEPEDLGLKAWAYDPAISHSVPMYCGTTPRLAAVKLNKRSSITKIVWHFGGYAGGLISGSWAAIYNASTMARVGNATTIEAGNEPAEQHGSGGNASATTLDAAVTLDPGVYYVVWRFNYNTTTGDGPMILGIENSYGGPANTFGLNNLWRYGRLTTSPTTSPSPLSGIANESNRFWVALA; from the coding sequence GTGGGACTGAGCGTATGGCCGGCCCCAGAGGATTCCGGCGTCGTCGGTCCCACTGGAGCGACCGGCCCGAAGGGAGACACCGGAGCGACCGGCGCTAAGGGCGCGACCGGATCGACCGGAGCAAAGGGCGACACCGGCCCGATCGGCAAGTCCGTCCTCCAGGGCGCGGCGGTCCCCGCGGCCTCGCTCGGCGTGGACGGTGACGTCTACCTCCAGAAGACCGAGAACACCTTCCTCGGCGTGACCAGCGCGACCGTGGCCGTCTACACCAAGGCGTCCGGCGTCTGGACCAAGATCGGCACCGACCTGCGCGGCGCGGCCTGGTACGTCAACACGACGTCCACCGGCAGTGCCGACACGAAGCCCGGCGACATGCTTCTCCGCACGGACACGGGCGACCTCTGGCAGCGGTCCGCCTCCGGATGGGGTACCGCGATCGGGAACCTGAAGGGTGCGACCGGCGCCCCCGGCCCGGCCGGGCCGCAGGGCCCGAAGGGCTCACCCGGCAGCGTCGACACCGTGAACGGGAAGGCCGGTCCTGCCGTCACCCTCACGGCCTCCGACGTTGGCGCTATGCCGACAGGTGGAGGCACCTTCACCGCCGATGTCGCCTTCAACGGTGCGTCCGGGGCGTACCGCCAGTGGAGTCTCGACGTGGGCAGCGTGAAGCGGTGGACCTTCCAGAAGGACGACGTCGCCGAACCCGGCGACGGGTCCGGCTCGAACTTCCGTCTGTCCTCGCGCAACGATGACGGCAGCTTCAAGTCCACGGTCATCTACGGCGACCGAGGGACCGGCCAGATCTCGTTCGGCTCGACGCTCCCGCTCGCCGACGCGAAGGCCACGGTCGCGGGCGGTCTGGGACTGCGCAACACCAGTAACCCCACCGCTAATACGGGGGGAGCCACCTTGTTCTCCAACGGCGGCAAGCTGAAGGTGATGGAGGGCGGCGGGCAGGTTGTCACGATCGGCGCCCAGCCGGACTTGCCCAGTGTGTGGGAGCCCGAAGATCTCGGACTGAAGGCATGGGCCTACGACCCGGCCATCTCGCACTCGGTGCCGATGTACTGCGGCACCACACCGCGCCTGGCTGCGGTCAAGCTGAACAAGCGCTCGTCGATCACGAAGATCGTGTGGCACTTCGGTGGGTACGCGGGCGGCCTGATCTCCGGGTCCTGGGCCGCGATCTACAACGCGTCGACCATGGCCCGCGTCGGCAACGCGACCACGATCGAGGCGGGCAACGAGCCGGCCGAACAGCATGGCTCAGGCGGCAACGCCTCGGCGACCACGCTGGACGCGGCCGTGACGCTGGACCCCGGCGTCTATTACGTGGTCTGGCGGTTCAACTACAACACCACCACGGGCGACGGGCCGATGATCCTCGGCATCGAGAACTCGTACGGAGGGCCGGCGAACACCTTCGGCCTGAACAACCTCTGGCGCTACGGCCGGCTGACCACGTCGCCGACGACTTCGCCCTCTCCGCTCTCTGGCATCGCCAACGAGAGCAACCGATTCTGGGTCGCCCTCGCGTGA
- a CDS encoding toprim domain-containing protein has protein sequence MLAIPYLDRHGKPLTIRFRCLQEHNHRDFFHGKYNTIKDDIPRMYGIDSIHQADDEIHITEGELDRAILRKLGLYAVAAPGANMWAGRHRRMLAGFSKVWVWGDPDEAGAEFSAKICRQLRTAKAVRMRDGDVTETYLQGGADSVFSLYRKDFETAA, from the coding sequence ATGCTCGCCATCCCGTACCTGGACCGCCACGGTAAACCGCTGACCATCCGGTTCCGATGCCTCCAGGAGCACAACCACCGTGACTTCTTCCACGGGAAGTACAACACGATCAAGGACGACATCCCGCGCATGTACGGGATCGACTCCATCCACCAGGCCGACGACGAGATCCACATAACCGAAGGCGAACTGGACCGGGCCATCCTGCGCAAGCTCGGCCTGTACGCCGTGGCCGCGCCCGGCGCGAACATGTGGGCCGGGCGGCACCGCCGGATGCTCGCCGGGTTCTCGAAGGTCTGGGTCTGGGGCGATCCGGACGAGGCCGGCGCGGAGTTCTCCGCGAAGATCTGCCGCCAGCTCCGTACCGCGAAGGCCGTTCGGATGCGCGACGGCGACGTGACGGAGACCTACCTCCAGGGCGGAGCGGACTCCGTCTTCAGCCTCTACCGAAAGGACTTCGAGACCGCAGCATGA
- a CDS encoding AAA family ATPase, whose product MLTPGRSLALHAESGKELPRVEAFEDLYAAGVRPRHGEVVMVAGRSGTQKSGFALFWVAQMNLPTLYFSADMSAFTASSRLASMATRDTTEMVEAGMAEGGKYRQAYLDALSSSNITFSFGSPITWKQVDEEIEAYIELWDAYPQVIVFDNLMDFEGAESDYTEQMAVMQGSTELARDTGATVILLHHASDKAWEAKSSPWSPPSRDQIKGGLSEKPELSLSVALDPTSLAYHVACVKQRMGPCDPTAQRYTTMICEPEYTRFKRAEKHTIIRAPQSADDWSPTKVLLGS is encoded by the coding sequence GTGCTCACCCCTGGCAGGTCTCTGGCGCTCCATGCAGAGTCGGGCAAAGAACTCCCTCGCGTAGAGGCGTTCGAGGATCTCTACGCCGCCGGGGTCCGCCCTCGTCACGGCGAAGTCGTCATGGTCGCCGGACGATCCGGTACCCAGAAGTCGGGGTTCGCCCTCTTCTGGGTCGCGCAGATGAACTTGCCGACGCTGTACTTCAGCGCCGACATGTCCGCCTTCACCGCGTCCTCCCGGCTCGCTTCGATGGCGACCCGCGACACCACGGAGATGGTCGAGGCGGGGATGGCCGAGGGCGGGAAGTACCGCCAGGCGTACCTTGACGCGCTGTCCAGCTCGAACATCACGTTCTCCTTCGGCAGTCCGATCACGTGGAAGCAGGTCGACGAGGAGATCGAGGCGTACATCGAGCTGTGGGACGCGTACCCGCAGGTCATCGTGTTCGACAACTTGATGGACTTCGAAGGCGCCGAGTCGGACTACACCGAGCAGATGGCGGTAATGCAGGGCTCCACCGAGTTGGCCCGCGACACCGGGGCCACGGTCATCCTGCTGCATCACGCGAGTGACAAGGCGTGGGAGGCGAAGTCGTCCCCCTGGTCCCCACCGAGCCGTGACCAGATCAAGGGCGGACTGAGCGAGAAGCCGGAACTGAGCCTCTCCGTGGCGCTCGACCCTACGTCGCTGGCGTACCACGTGGCGTGCGTGAAGCAGCGCATGGGCCCTTGCGACCCGACAGCCCAGCGCTACACCACGATGATCTGCGAGCCCGAGTACACCCGCTTCAAGCGGGCGGAGAAGCACACGATCATCAGGGCCCCGCAGTCCGCAGACGACTGGAGTCCGACGAAGGTCTTGCTCGGTTCATAA
- a CDS encoding DUF2746 domain-containing protein: MMMLALEPTVQVAAVTAGGTVLVTLIGIGAEFLRRQTRAINEVREHTQEARDQVANTHSTNLRDDLDSVMFRIDRVLAGQERHDTALRQQGAEIAGLRSDIAHERRERLAVAERLDDHMSSTNA, translated from the coding sequence ATGATGATGCTCGCTCTCGAACCCACTGTTCAGGTTGCCGCCGTCACCGCAGGCGGCACGGTCCTGGTCACCCTGATCGGCATCGGGGCCGAGTTCCTGCGGCGCCAGACTCGCGCGATCAACGAGGTGCGCGAGCACACCCAGGAAGCGCGCGACCAGGTCGCCAACACGCACTCGACGAACCTGCGAGATGACCTCGACTCCGTGATGTTCCGGATCGATCGTGTCCTCGCCGGCCAGGAGCGCCACGACACCGCCTTGCGTCAGCAGGGCGCGGAGATCGCCGGCCTCCGCTCGGACATCGCCCACGAGCGCCGCGAGCGCCTGGCGGTGGCCGAGCGCCTCGACGACCACATGTCGTCCACCAACGCCTAA
- a CDS encoding deaminase — translation MRPSRDEWALTVAQAVATGADCTRAQVGAVILNKRKRVIGLGYNGLPSGFPGCATAGNCPRGQLSVEECARNSDYANCAATHAERNAIEDAIDKGIDAAQFEAAALYVTRKPCPACSTLIASAGIRRVVVLGEENTPCSPLAGLWRSMQSRAKNSLA, via the coding sequence GTGAGACCCAGCCGAGATGAGTGGGCCCTGACCGTCGCCCAGGCGGTAGCCACAGGAGCCGACTGCACGCGCGCCCAGGTGGGCGCCGTCATCTTGAACAAGCGCAAGCGGGTGATCGGGCTCGGCTACAACGGCCTGCCCTCCGGATTCCCCGGCTGTGCGACCGCAGGAAACTGCCCTCGCGGTCAGCTCTCCGTCGAGGAGTGCGCTCGAAACAGCGACTACGCCAACTGTGCGGCCACGCACGCCGAGCGGAACGCGATCGAGGACGCCATCGACAAGGGCATCGACGCGGCCCAGTTCGAGGCCGCCGCTCTCTACGTCACCCGCAAGCCGTGTCCGGCCTGCTCCACGCTCATCGCTTCCGCCGGCATCCGGCGGGTCGTCGTCCTCGGAGAGGAGAACACCCCGTGCTCACCCCTGGCAGGTCTCTGGCGCTCCATGCAGAGTCGGGCAAAGAACTCCCTCGCGTAG
- a CDS encoding CHC2 zinc finger domain-containing protein, which translates to MRYGRVGDRDEQGEEAKPTLEAVMDHFEVDFNSERNTGMAKCPLHDDNTPSMSYKLDEGLWKCHSCGEGGDSYSMIMLKEETDFPGARALATSLGLPEGDPGRGNQGVRRSAYGGGRSVPARKGAGQGGSNFRPTWRRR; encoded by the coding sequence GTGAGGTACGGGCGGGTCGGAGACCGCGACGAACAGGGCGAGGAGGCCAAGCCCACGCTCGAAGCCGTGATGGACCACTTCGAGGTCGACTTCAACTCGGAGCGCAACACAGGGATGGCCAAGTGCCCCCTCCACGACGACAACACCCCATCGATGTCCTACAAGCTCGACGAGGGCCTGTGGAAGTGCCACTCCTGCGGAGAAGGCGGTGACAGCTACTCGATGATCATGCTGAAGGAGGAGACAGATTTCCCAGGAGCACGAGCCCTTGCGACCTCTCTCGGTCTCCCAGAGGGAGACCCTGGAAGAGGCAACCAGGGCGTACGAAGGAGCGCTTACGGCGGAGGCCGCTCAGTACCTGCACGCAAGGGGGCTGGGCAGGGAGGAAGCAACTTCCGCCCGACTTGGCGTCGTCGCTGA
- a CDS encoding peptidoglycan-binding protein has translation MTAHIYPKADAKTQWFHAAYKGDTMPHPNVIVLHTTEGSSFPSYGGGGSAPTFTIKGGTVRQHFYANESARALVNAAGGVQTNTLNAIQIELVGTCDKGGPGLYWPDADDADLAALAELVKWLTDTYPIPVVSTSKPWLSYPSSYGSARGQRMSFSEWENFNGICGHQHVPENDHGDPGNFPVKRLIELVKGAKPSTSGTVPSKPAGWDGKSFPGAGAFVLGKSHPAVTLLGQRLVAHGYGRFYKVGPGSTFGQADKDATRAFQKAQGWSGTDADGYPGSSTWSRLMAAPKSAAKKYLSLSSSVKPGAKNAQVKKLQTFLIKAGYGPIKGAVTDFYGAETQAAVARFHKKNPALASKSYDPAIGAKGFVELQKEAE, from the coding sequence TTGACTGCTCACATCTACCCGAAGGCCGACGCGAAGACGCAGTGGTTCCACGCTGCGTACAAGGGCGACACGATGCCCCATCCGAACGTGATCGTCCTGCACACCACGGAGGGCAGCTCGTTCCCCTCGTACGGGGGCGGCGGCTCCGCGCCCACGTTCACGATCAAGGGCGGCACCGTCCGCCAGCACTTCTACGCCAACGAGTCCGCGCGGGCTCTGGTGAACGCGGCCGGCGGGGTGCAGACCAACACGCTCAACGCGATCCAGATCGAACTCGTGGGCACGTGCGACAAGGGCGGCCCCGGCCTGTACTGGCCGGACGCTGACGACGCGGACCTTGCGGCCCTGGCCGAGCTGGTGAAGTGGCTGACGGACACCTACCCGATCCCGGTCGTCTCGACGTCGAAGCCGTGGCTGTCCTACCCGTCGAGCTACGGGTCCGCCCGTGGTCAGCGGATGTCCTTCTCCGAGTGGGAGAACTTCAACGGGATCTGTGGACATCAGCATGTCCCGGAAAACGATCATGGTGATCCGGGGAACTTCCCGGTCAAGCGCCTGATCGAGCTGGTCAAGGGGGCCAAGCCGTCGACCAGCGGCACCGTTCCCTCGAAGCCTGCGGGCTGGGACGGCAAGAGCTTCCCCGGTGCCGGCGCCTTCGTCCTGGGCAAGTCCCACCCGGCCGTCACGCTCCTCGGTCAGCGCCTCGTCGCCCACGGGTACGGCCGGTTCTACAAGGTCGGCCCCGGCTCGACGTTCGGCCAGGCCGACAAGGACGCGACGCGGGCGTTCCAGAAGGCCCAGGGCTGGAGCGGCACGGACGCTGACGGGTACCCCGGCTCGTCGACCTGGTCCCGCCTGATGGCCGCCCCGAAGTCGGCCGCCAAGAAGTACCTGTCCCTGTCCTCTAGCGTGAAGCCGGGTGCGAAGAACGCCCAGGTGAAGAAGCTCCAGACGTTCCTCATCAAGGCCGGGTACGGCCCGATCAAGGGCGCGGTCACCGACTTCTACGGCGCGGAGACGCAGGCCGCGGTGGCTCGCTTCCACAAGAAGAACCCGGCACTGGCCTCGAAGTCGTACGACCCGGCGATCGGGGCGAAGGGCTTCGTCGAGCTTCAGAAGGAGGCCGAGTGA
- a CDS encoding tail fiber domain-containing protein: MAITSYPFDEQPVSEGQFSYLFRELQSTGVADQVGGSGFNTYGDSSGMQVKVAPGFALVRGHAVQSTGTETVTIAAASTSARVDRVVLRLDPAANSIVLAVVQGSPGGGVPALTQTDTGVYEFPLAQVSVAVGAATISASAVTSERRFTGNTVGGWTSTTRPQSPRIGRLGLNTSTNTWEYWTGSAWSALAPTVTWASISGRPNEFAPGHHTHDWGDVINKPTSFNPSTHTHDWAQVTGKPSTYAPSSHGHAWGEISGKPSTFAPASHSHSWASITSKPSTFPPSSHSHSGYLTSGSTIAWANGSKKPHSNSASGSGTWYAVWVEGDGTFCRNTSSIKFKENVRDFDVNAEGVLALRPVVYDRKDQIKEDGSVKEGRKDEVGLIAEEVEAAGLPWLVNYLDGEVDGLRYDLLGVALLPVVQRQAAHLADLESRLAVLESEAA; encoded by the coding sequence GTGGCCATCACGTCCTACCCCTTCGATGAGCAGCCGGTCAGCGAAGGCCAGTTCTCGTACCTCTTCCGAGAGCTTCAGTCCACGGGAGTCGCCGATCAGGTGGGCGGCTCCGGATTCAACACCTATGGCGACAGCTCGGGTATGCAGGTCAAGGTTGCCCCCGGCTTCGCGCTGGTGCGTGGGCACGCGGTGCAGTCGACGGGCACCGAGACCGTCACCATCGCTGCGGCCTCGACGAGCGCCCGCGTTGACCGCGTGGTCCTGCGTCTGGACCCGGCCGCGAACTCCATCGTGCTGGCCGTCGTGCAGGGGTCGCCCGGCGGTGGGGTGCCGGCCCTGACCCAGACGGACACCGGCGTCTACGAGTTTCCGCTGGCTCAGGTCTCCGTCGCCGTGGGCGCTGCCACGATCTCGGCTTCGGCCGTGACGAGCGAGCGCCGGTTCACCGGCAACACCGTGGGCGGCTGGACGAGCACGACTCGACCCCAGTCACCGCGGATCGGCCGTCTCGGGCTGAACACCTCGACGAACACGTGGGAGTACTGGACCGGCTCGGCCTGGTCCGCGCTCGCCCCGACCGTCACGTGGGCCTCGATCTCTGGTCGGCCCAACGAGTTCGCCCCCGGCCATCACACGCACGACTGGGGTGACGTCATCAACAAGCCGACCTCGTTCAACCCCAGTACCCACACGCACGACTGGGCGCAGGTCACGGGCAAGCCGTCCACGTACGCGCCCAGCTCGCACGGTCACGCCTGGGGTGAGATCAGCGGGAAGCCGTCCACGTTCGCGCCGGCCAGCCACTCGCACTCGTGGGCCTCGATCACCTCGAAGCCTTCGACGTTCCCGCCGTCGTCTCACTCTCACTCTGGCTACCTCACGTCGGGTTCGACGATCGCGTGGGCCAACGGCTCGAAGAAGCCTCACTCGAACTCGGCGAGCGGCTCGGGCACTTGGTACGCGGTCTGGGTCGAGGGTGACGGGACTTTCTGCCGGAACACCTCCTCGATCAAGTTCAAGGAGAACGTCCGGGACTTCGACGTGAACGCCGAAGGTGTCCTCGCCCTGCGCCCTGTGGTCTACGACCGCAAGGACCAGATCAAGGAGGACGGCTCGGTCAAGGAGGGCCGCAAGGACGAGGTCGGCCTGATCGCGGAAGAGGTCGAGGCGGCTGGCCTTCCCTGGCTGGTCAACTACCTCGACGGTGAGGTGGACGGCCTGCGGTACGACCTCCTGGGCGTGGCCCTGCTTCCGGTCGTCCAGCGCCAGGCCGCCCACCTCGCGGACCTGGAGTCGCGTCTCGCCGTCTTGGAGTCCGAGGCCGCCTGA